The region TAAGCGACTTGGTATTGTGGCCCGCCTCCAGGATAATGAGGTTGTAGGACGTGAAGGAGAAAGCCACCGCCCCTATAATGGCCAGCCAGGTGCTCATGCCCATGGCCACCAACAGGATGTAGGCGCAAAGCAACGTGATAAAGATATTACCTGCCAGGGCCGGCAGGTCGAATGTCAGGATCTTGTGGATGTAGCCCGACCAATCGCCGGGAAACTTTGTTTGGATGAGGTAAGCCGGCATGCCGCCGAACATGGAGTTGGTCCAGAGGGCTTCCTCGCCGGTGCGCTCGCGGTAATCCTGAATCTCTTTGGCGCCGCCCTTAAACTGCAGGATATCGTGCTGGGCAAGGCCTTTGTCCTGAAAAAGGACGGGCGAGAAGTATACCGCCGTCAGGATGAGGAAAATAAGTACGGCGATGGCATGTGGCAGCACATCGCGCTTAAAGTTGAAGGAAGTTGTCATGTCTTTCAAAAACCCAAAATAGAGTTTGAAAGATAGGAGTTTTATTTCACTTCTTCATAATCCACGTACTCGCCGCCCTTGAAAGACTTGCGCTCCGGCTGCTCCGGGATGTAGTCGATCTTAACATCGCCTTTGGCGCGGCCATTGCCGTTCTGGCTTTGCTGCTGCGCCTGGCGCTGCTGCTGGTGCATGTTAGAGTAAAAGAAGGCCCCGTTGCGCATTTTCTTCCGGATAAACATCCCCAGCAGCCACCTGAACAGCGTTGGCGCCACCAGACGGATGAAGAAAATAATGAGCAGGGTAACGAATATAAACTTGATCATCGCGTTGAAATCTCTTTGTATATGTGTGTAAAGCACACTGCAAAAACAGTACCGATACTATGTTACAACTCCTTTGCCAGCTTTTTGTTATCTGACGTTTTGGCGGTGTACGGCAAAGATAAGGAGTAAAGTTCTGAAATGCAGGTTTGGAGGGGTTGGTTCCAGGCCTGGGAGGGTGAGTTATACTTTTGTTAGCAGGTTTATACGTTGGCTATACTTTATACCTGGTGATTTATACTTCATAGCTGCAGCTTTCCGACACTTCTCTGGCGCCAGCGTCGGCTTGTGCCTCTCTTAGCCCCTGCTTCCCGTAACCTGAGCCAAGCTATACTTGTTAGCTGCTGTTCATCCACAGCCTTACAACCTTGATTGTTTCACTTCATACTTTGGTGCTCTCAAGCCCGAGAGGGCTCGTTCTCGGGCATCGCGCTGTTTTCCCTTCCTTTGCTGTCGCAATGCCCTCACGGGCACCGGAAATCTAGAAGGCGCTCAACCCAAGGACTGGGTATCATTTCGATAGCTGCTGCCATTGCTATGGAACAAGTATAAGTCCCCCTTTGAAGGGGGCAGGGGGATGTTAATCAACTGCGGAGAATTCCCCTCCCCGGAGGGGCTAGGGGTGGGTTTATACTTGTAGAGACAGGTCGCGACCTGTCCGCGCGATACCAGCTGCCATGAAACTTATACTTTAGCCACAGTAACTACAGGCTCCCCTCCTTTGATAAGGAGGGGTAGGGGTGGTTGGATACGGTGTAGCATCACCCCTTGCTCAAGTATAACCAAGGCATCTAAAACAGTAAGCCCTCCCTGTTTCCAGGGGAGGGCTTACGTTCAATTTATATTTCTTACTTACTCAGGTACAGGTTCCTTTCGGAGTATACTTTCGTGAAGTAATCGTCGTGCAGGTCATCAATAAAGTAGATGGCCTCTCCAGTGGACTTCATCTCCGGGCCAAGCTCCTTGTTCACTTCCGGGAACTTGTTGTAAGAGAACACCGGCACCTTGATCGCATAGCCGTTCTTGTACGGGTTAAAGTTAAAGTCCTTCACCTTCGCCTCGCCCAGCATAATCTTGGTAGCGTAGTTGATGTACGGCTCACGGTAGGCCTTAGCAATGAACGGGAACGTACGCGAAGCACGCGGGTTGGCCTCGATGATGTAGACAATCTCGTTCTTGATCGCGAACTGGATGTTGATCACACCCACTGTCTGCAGGGCCACCGCAATTTTTTTCGTGTACTCCTCAATCTGATTGAGTACGTTCTCGCTCAGATCAAACGGAGGCAGCACTGCATACGAATCGCCGGAGTGGATACCAGCCGGCTCGATGTGCTCCATGATACCACAAATGTACACATCCTCGCCGTCGCAGATCGCATCGGCCTCGGCCTCAATGGCGTTGTCCAGGAAGTGGTCGAGCAGCACTTTGTTGCCCGGGTGGTCCTTCAGCAGGTCGATCACGTGCGCTTCCAGCTCCTTCTCGTTGATCACGATCTTCATATTCTGGCCACCCAGTACGTAGCTTGGGCGCACCAGCAGCGGGAACTTCAGCTCCTTGCTCAGCTCCAGTGCCTCCTCGGCCGTCTCTATCACGGCAAACGGTGGATACGGAATGCTCAGGTCGCGCAACAGAGAAGAGAACGAGCCTCTGTCTTCAGCCAGGTCCAGTGCCTGGTAGCTCGTGCCCATTACCTTGATGCCGTAGCGGTCCAGCTTCTCGGCCAGCTTCAGGGCTGTCTGCCCACCCAGCTGCACGATCACGCCTTCCGGTTTCTCATGAAGTATGATCTCGTAGATGTGCTCCCAGAACACCGGCTCAAAGTATAACTTATCGGCAATATCGAAGTCTGTACTTACCGTTTCGGGGTTACAGTTGATCATGATGGTCTCGTAGCCACACTCCTTGGCAGCCAGTACGCCATGCACGCAGCTGTAGTCGAACTCAATGCCCTGCCCGATACGGTTCGGACCTGAGCCCAGCACGACAACCTTCTTTCTATCAGAGACGATGCTTTCGTTCTCGCCCTCGTAGGTGCTGTAGAAGTATGGCGTTTTGGCTTCGAACTCGGCCGCGCAGGTATCCACCATTTTGTACACGCGGTTAATGCCCAATTCTCTGCGCACGTTAAACACTTCGCTTTCCTTGCAGCGCAGCAGGTGGGCAATCTGGCGGTCGGCGTAGCCTTTTACCTTGGCCTCACGCAGCAGCTCTGCCGGCAAGGTGCTCAGGCTATACTTCTCGATCTCCTTCTCCATCATATCCAGTTCCTCGATCTGCGCCAGGAACCAGGGGTCGATCTTGGTCAGCTTCTGAATGGTGCTGGTTGGGATGCCGATGCGCATGGCATCCTTGATGTTGAACAGGCGGTTCCAGCTTGGGTTGGCCAGGCCGTGGATCAGTTTGTCGTAGTCGGTTATCTCCTTGCCGTCGGCGCCTATGCCGTTGCGTTTGATCTCAAGGCTCTGGCAGGCTTTCTGCAAGGCTTCCTGGAACGTACGGCCAATACCCATTACTTCACCCACCGACTTCATCTGCAGGCCCAGCGTGCGGTTCACGCCTGGGAACTTGTCGAAGTTCCAGCGCGGGATCTTCACGATCACGTAATCCAGGGCAGGCTCAAAGTAGGCCGATGTTGTTTTGGTGATGGCGTTCTTCAGCTCGTCCAGGTTATAGCCGATGGCCAGCTTGGCGGCAATCTTCGCGATCGGGTACCCGGTGGCTTTAGAGGCCAGTGCCGACGAGCGGGAAACACGCGGGTTGATTTCAATGGCGATGATGGTGTCGTCGTCCGGGTTAACGGAGAACTGCACGTTACAGCCGCCGGCAAACTGCCCGATGCCGTTCATCATTTTGATGGCCAGGTCGCGCATCTGCTGATATACCGTGTCGGGCAGCGTCATGGCCGGCGCCACGGTAATAGAGTCACCGGTATGCACGCCCATCGGGTCGAAGTTCTCGATAGAGCAGATGATGATCACGTTGCCCAGGTTATCGCGCAGCAGCTCCAGCTCATACTCTTTCCAGCCCATGATGCTTTGCTCGATGAGCACCTCGTGGGTTGGAGAGGCGTGCAGGCCGCGGGTAAGGGCCGCATCGAATTCATCGGGGGTATTAACAAAACCGCCCCCCGAACCACCAAGGGTAAACGAAGGGCGAATCACCAACGGAAAACCGATTTCCTGGGCTATCTCTTTTCCTTCCAGGAACGAGGTAGCCGTTTCTCCCTTACAAACGTTCACCCCGAGCTCGAGC is a window of Pontibacter kalidii DNA encoding:
- a CDS encoding DUF4834 family protein encodes the protein MIKFIFVTLLIIFFIRLVAPTLFRWLLGMFIRKKMRNGAFFYSNMHQQQRQAQQQSQNGNGRAKGDVKIDYIPEQPERKSFKGGEYVDYEEVK
- the carB gene encoding carbamoyl-phosphate synthase large subunit produces the protein MPKDTSIKSVLIIGSGPIVIGQACEFDYSGSQAARSLREEGIEVTLINSNPATIMTDPVTADNVYLKPLEKKYIIEILEKHKIDAVLPTMGGQTALNLAIECDKAGIWQKYGVRIIGVDIKAIETTEDREEFRLKMLELGVNVCKGETATSFLEGKEIAQEIGFPLVIRPSFTLGGSGGGFVNTPDEFDAALTRGLHASPTHEVLIEQSIMGWKEYELELLRDNLGNVIIICSIENFDPMGVHTGDSITVAPAMTLPDTVYQQMRDLAIKMMNGIGQFAGGCNVQFSVNPDDDTIIAIEINPRVSRSSALASKATGYPIAKIAAKLAIGYNLDELKNAITKTTSAYFEPALDYVIVKIPRWNFDKFPGVNRTLGLQMKSVGEVMGIGRTFQEALQKACQSLEIKRNGIGADGKEITDYDKLIHGLANPSWNRLFNIKDAMRIGIPTSTIQKLTKIDPWFLAQIEELDMMEKEIEKYSLSTLPAELLREAKVKGYADRQIAHLLRCKESEVFNVRRELGINRVYKMVDTCAAEFEAKTPYFYSTYEGENESIVSDRKKVVVLGSGPNRIGQGIEFDYSCVHGVLAAKECGYETIMINCNPETVSTDFDIADKLYFEPVFWEHIYEIILHEKPEGVIVQLGGQTALKLAEKLDRYGIKVMGTSYQALDLAEDRGSFSSLLRDLSIPYPPFAVIETAEEALELSKELKFPLLVRPSYVLGGQNMKIVINEKELEAHVIDLLKDHPGNKVLLDHFLDNAIEAEADAICDGEDVYICGIMEHIEPAGIHSGDSYAVLPPFDLSENVLNQIEEYTKKIAVALQTVGVINIQFAIKNEIVYIIEANPRASRTFPFIAKAYREPYINYATKIMLGEAKVKDFNFNPYKNGYAIKVPVFSYNKFPEVNKELGPEMKSTGEAIYFIDDLHDDYFTKVYSERNLYLSK